From Myripristis murdjan chromosome 13, fMyrMur1.1, whole genome shotgun sequence:
GATAAACTGCATCTGTCTTTGACTGGCATCTGTCTTTTGGTTGGAGTGGGACCTTGCTTAAAGCGGTTCATGACCTGTGTGGATTAAGAGAGTGTATGAAGGTTAAGTTTGACTtagaaatcaaagaaaaacatccGTCATGGCTGGTTCTGTTGTACTGCTGTCAACTGTTCAACAATGACTCAAGTGGTCGCATTTTTTCACAAAATCACATCGCCCTGGAAAATCTCGTAACAACAGAACAGCTTCCAGTCACAAAACTTACCTGGGTGAACAGTTTCTCAAGGTGATCCTTGTGGGAAAAGGTGTTGAATACCTCAACAAGGTACTGGATGAAAGGAGACCCAAAGTCTGGATCCCTCCAGGAAACATTTCCTGCAGGATACAcgacagaaatgagaaaaaatattcattGTTCAAGGTAACAAGTCTTGGCTGTTATCTAGCAACTTCTATATATTTAAAACTTGACTGTTGAGATGTCATTTATCCTCTCTGCATATAAACTGACCAGGGGTGTAGGAAAGAAAAGTGATGAAGTCTTTCTCTATGTGTACTTTGATGTCATCTTCCTCCAAGGCATCTGTATCAGCAGGCCTGTGTGAGCCTGGTGTGGGTGCAGGAGCACCATCTCTTTTATTAGCAGCCGTAGATCCGTCATTTCCTGAAACAAAAGGGCATAACCTGAAGCATGACAGCCTTGCTCACTTGAAACCAACAAGCCCAACTTCAATTATACAAACAACTGGTAGAATGTATTTGACACAAGAACACGACTATGAGTTTCATAGATCTTGACAGACATTTTCCTGGGTTGGTCTCTATGACAAAGATGAGAGAATCACCTCCTCTGCAGGCCTGGATGATGATGACCTTTGGTTTGTCCCGAAGTGCAGGACAGTTCTTTGCATTCAAGTACTCAAAGATATTGTCAATGGGGAACAAGTCGTCTTTTTCATTGGGATTCACTGCCTTCCCACGGCTGCCATAGACGGCCCCCATTATCCCATGAGACATGATGACCACAAAGACACTGTCTGTCTGGGACAGGTCAGGAAGCTGAGCGAAGTCCTTCACAGCCTTGTCAATGtcctgtgacaacacaaagtcagTCAAACAGCAGGGCCTGTTTCACTCTATCAACtaatattttagtttgttttttggtttcgTTTCTGAAACAGTACCTCTCCAGTGTATTTCATGGGTTCACCAGTTTCAGGTCTCACCACTCTGTATCCCAGAGCAGTGAGCAGAGTCACCATTGCAGCGTCGTCTTTCTCAGATCCTTCCCTTATCCACTTCTTGTTGACAAAATTCCGAACATTGATTAGCAGGGCCACACGCGTCCTATTGGACTTGGGCATCACAGGGTAAGCCTAAAAGAACAAATTATTTAATGGCAGAAATTTAGCATGCATTAACATGGATGAAAAACTAGCATTGCATTATAATAAATGTGTTTCAAACTCAAAATTCGAATTGTCAGTATTTCCTTGACCATGTGTGTGAACCAACATAAATATCCCGTCACAGGAAGCATTACATAACAGACATATCATTTAAGATGTTACATGGAGCTTGATCTAAGAGAACAGCCAATTTCATAGTGCTTCTTTTTGTACTAAAACTGAGTATTTTATCTTAATTACACTATCCATACCACAGGTAAAAGTAAGACAGAAAATCTTGCACTTGATTATAACCATATCAGATGTCTCCAGTTGACCTACAAGTTTATCAGTTCTTTGGATGTGTGTCTTGAAGTTTTCATCACAGAGGATGAGGACAGGGGATATCGGTGGATCCTGCTCTtcagctggaaaaaacaaagcagaaagtgACTGCTGTGATTTCAGGTCAGTGTATCTATATGGCCATTTGAGCAGGAATGACTGTGTTTAAGTTACCACGTTTTCCCAACACACAGTAAAGGCATTTGACACTGAAAGATCTCGACCCACCTGCCTCTTCAGCTTGTCCAACAGGTGGAAACAGGTCATTGCAGAGAAAAGGGTCGAAGTTCTTCAGGTTAGTGATCAGCTCTTGACTGGCCCTGGCCCCTTTCCTCCTCACCATGTCTATGAGGCATgatgctctgtctgctctggcCAGGTGCTCCTCAAatacacagtctctctctctttcatttaagATTCTATCATCCAAAAGGTGATCCAAGAGATTCGCCATAACAGGGGTTGAGATCCTGTCCACAAGCATGCGGCGAGCCCTGAAAGCTGCTGATCtggagagaaagatgagacagaaaaatgagaagACTCCAGTTAGATTACTCTTCCAGGACCCTCTCTAAATCACCTTGACAGACCAATGCAGACTTGGCAACTAAGCCAACACCACAAGAAAATAATACCCATTAAACTGAACAGAATATTATCTATTAAAAAAGGCACACTTCGTTTTTAACCccaaatattcattttgtataTGGTCGATCACATGACATTgtgctctttgcttttttttctgacagacactgacacttaCATGACCGCCTGTTACAAAGTTTGCCTTCGGGGCTTTCTGCCAGAAAGgctctctaaccctaaccctcaaatCCAAATCCTCctggcagaaaaagagaggatatGCAGACGCTTTGTGGTAGAAAGCCCTGAAGACAAGCTCGTCCCACAGCTGAACTTGACCATGGGGCAAGAAAAGCGGAAACAGCACTGGcggttctggggaggggccagcaggggccagTGCCCCCGTAACTCTGAGTCTGGACCCCGCTGTGGCCCCCCCCTCCGAACAAAGATTATACACTGTGATGCGGCTTTCACACAGCGCgcggtttgggccgcgctctgcTCTGGGTACGGCGCACATACATCTATGACGgcgcagagcagcgtgcacacgcgtgtagagtagggcgcacgcatgcacagCGTGCACGTATGTGGCGCTGATTGTGACGTGACTGAAACAGACGttaggaagtagttttccgttctggTGCAATTTTCTTTGGCGGACAATGCAGCAGCTTCGGATGCACCATGTAAAcaggcaaatacattttttaatttatggattagctgaactaatgcttctaaataaattatgttacatgaatgaaggctgtatttttttctcatttcatatgatttcacctgttacctgttgtgtgtgtgacttcacaaggaattttataataaatgtatgactatactgcattgtctttgcaatagtgcatatctcatgatgtcaatcatctagatttctaaaaataaatgcagaccCAGTGCGCTCTTGAGCTCCGCAATCACATAGgctacacaatgaatggctgagcCAGCCGAGGTCTGCGCCGTACGCGCACTCTGTGAAAGCCGCTTCAGAGCGTTGCACCTGGAAAcggtcagttttgttgatctacGGTGAAAACAGCGAGCTCGAAAAGTTACCGACCACCCGAcgagaggcagtcagaagcaagaagcGACTACGACGaacagtattttattgttacaaggtaACAATAAGCTTTAGAGTGAAATATGATGATGActtattgatgaagatgataaaaAGACAGTGGTgtatgaagatgtgatgatgatgttgatgagtttgtactaagtgaggagtttgtctgtactaaggttacactgaaaaacaggatgtttccattgtttctgtctctaacactttgtgtctcaaatgtgatatttgaaccattcagtttggttacaatgggtaatcattagttttatgggggaaaaaaacagatataattttgaatctttgtcttttttgccccaggttgaatgtgcccctctgacaaaaccccTGGACCCAACCAGGCCCCTCCAGTAAAATTGGTCTAGAACCGCAACTGGGAAACAGATATTACTAGCGGGTTTCTTCGCGTTACATTGTCAAATATAGAGATATCAACTGTAAAGAGGCACTTACCGGCCATTTTTTTACTGAACCTTGCAATGGATTGTCTCTTAAAAACTCTGAAGCGTGATGAGCGCTGCGAACAGTGTCCCCGGTGAGTGCAGTTGCGTTTATAGGAAGAGGAACTTGTGGTCGCGGCTCGCCAGAAGTCCGGTTGGGTCAGAGCCCCACCTACTTgttcactttttctcttttcaaccATAACCACGTCCACTCAACCATTCATATGACTGTAAACTAATAGCAgaccattttgttgttgttgctgttgttgttgttttcgtcAATATTTACTTGTCTAATTGTGTATTAGTCGTGTTTGGGGTGaactcattcaaaaaaaaacaaaaaaaaatctgcctcccTTTCCATTCATAACTGAGTGGTCTCAAACTTTGGATCCACATGCTGACATTTGATAGCACTACATGTTAcaccctttttttgttgttgttgtttgttgtttatttgttttgttttgttttttatcagcaATTCTCTGGTGAAGTGCTTTCTGGTGAAGAATTCATCCGCTCCCTAGAGTCGTCCAGTGTATGGAGAGGACACATTAGggtattcattttcattttagccaGTATTATGGCTCATAGCCCTAAATACATAATATGTGATCATTTGAGAATAAGTACATCAGCATCATTTGTAAACATACGGATCTGTGCACCACCAGACATTCCTGGGATGGGTTGATAAATAAAGGGAAGTGATACCAGATGGCAGCATAGTGTCTCTTTTAAATGACTCCACCCTACTATTCTAGACTGTTACGGCCCATAGACGTAGACGTTATATGAACTCAAACATAATCGTCATAGCTATCAGGAAAAGGAAGGGAATGCAGCATGAACCTTGTGTGAGCCTTTATGAATGTGATATGTTAATAGTCAGTTTGCTTATCACGTGgaaatgaagtggaaaaaaagctgGATGTGAACATGATGGCAATCCCTGATTAAAAAAACGCTGTAACCTTTGCTGGGATGTACAGTATATAGCCAGTATCTCCAATGCCACAAACAGCTATTGTAGCTTGTTAACTTGTCAAAGTGTAATAAAATGCCCCTGTAACCAAGTGGGTCAGAGTGCTTTGAAACCTGTTGATGCAGTAAAGTGCTAGGTAGTGTTAGAGGAATATTAGCAAATGTAAGGTGACTTTTACCAGAATATAAGGAATCGTCCTTGTGTTATTTTAGCAGCGAAGCGGGCACCTAGTTCCAACCACAGACTGCATGTTTTATACAGTCTATAGTTGGTGCCAGCGTTTGTAGAGTTTGGAGCATTAGTTCAGCTGTGCTATGTAATCATGGTAGTGTAATACTTAGGGAAATCAACAAATTTCAAGAGGGCATGCAAATTCTATTGAAGAAGTTTATTTGAAGTACATCACAAATTTAATTTGGAATATTATTTCAggggaaaatgacaatgaaTTTCATAAAATAGCTTGCCAAGtacttcatgttgtttttttgtttttttttgtttgtttttttttttaaacattgttaaCATTACCTTGGTATCATGTTTATCTGGGAAATTCTGTCAAAGATATCACGttcattttgactttaaatTTTGGCCTTCAATGCTAGTTCAACCTTATTTGACATTGGCAGATACACAAGTTACATACAGGAACTTAAAATGTACAATTCTGTAAGTGAATTAGTTTTTGATAAGGACACCAACAGCTGTAAccatttttgacaaaatatgttAATTGTTTGAATGTACAGTACAAAACATCACAGTTCAGAG
This genomic window contains:
- the LOC115370107 gene encoding caspase-1-like, yielding MVRRKGARASQELITNLKNFDPFLCNDLFPPVGQAEEAAEEQDPPISPVLILCDENFKTHIQRTDKLAYPVMPKSNRTRVALLINVRNFVNKKWIREGSEKDDAAMVTLLTALGYRVVRPETGEPMKYTGEDIDKAVKDFAQLPDLSQTDSVFVVIMSHGIMGAVYGSRGKAVNPNEKDDLFPIDNIFEYLNAKNCPALRDKPKVIIIQACRGGNDGSTAANKRDGAPAPTPGSHRPADTDALEEDDIKVHIEKDFITFLSYTPGNVSWRDPDFGSPFIQYLVEVFNTFSHKDHLEKLFTQVMNRFKQGPTPTKRQMPVKDRCSLSTHFYLFPGL